A window of Meleagris gallopavo isolate NT-WF06-2002-E0010 breed Aviagen turkey brand Nicholas breeding stock chromosome 11, Turkey_5.1, whole genome shotgun sequence genomic DNA:
AGCAGTTGCGGACAGTGTTTTCAAAATGCCTATTTTCCATCCCAGCTTTTCTCCTGGGCATGGGCAGCCAAGCAGCAGGGGATGCTGCGAGGGCAGAGTCAGGCTGAGTGCTTCCCCTGGCATGGAGGGGACCCACACCCTCCATCACATCCCACAGCAGCCAGGCCCCACGCTCATCCCCCTGGGAACACCCTCTAGATGTGATGTGGCAGTAGCTGCCGGAAAGGTCTCGCTCCCACACTCTTCTCACGGTCCAAGTCCAGCTGCAAACTGCCCTTTccatctctgcagcctgcagggtCCCCTTCCCCTGCGTGCCACCAGCCCTACCAGCATGGCACGCTGCACAGAGTGGCAAAGAACAAGTGATGCTGCACCCAGCACCCGTGCTGTGCTGAGGAGTGTGTTCGGAGGCAACACTGTGCTGTTCCCATCTCAGGCAGCTCATTAGGGTGTTGGGACCTGAGCTGCTGCGGAAACGTGGGTGGGCTGAGATGGGATTAAAGGCAGTTGGGAAGTCCCGCTGTCCCGTGGTtagcacagggctgctgctggctcagAACAAGGCTCACACGTGTTGGTTTTCCCATGGTCACATCTCCTAAACCTCTGCTTGTGGCTGCTCCTGGACAAGGCTGCTGGGGAGAGGTGGGCACGGGGCAACCAGGCGGGTGGTGGGGCCAAAAGAAGGACAGGGCTGGTGCCCCAATGAGTCACGGTccctggctgtgtgcagggggctgcagggctgagctgcacgCAGCCTGCTGGCTGACGTGCACAGCGTGTTCTCAGGGCCGACTGTTTGTCTTCAAGTGAGAGGGTTCACAAGCAAGAAACCAGCCACTCCATTTCCCAGTCAATCACTCTGTTTGCTAAGGAAGTGCGAGCTGGAAGCCGCTCTACTGCAGTGATTTCCGTAACCCCGCCGCTGCCCCTGTGCTGATTCATTGATTTGGACGGGTTATATACTGGGAGGGGAAGCGTGAACCGCACTCGGCGCTCCTGCCAGCACGGAGCTGTGCTCGCTCAGCGCTCAGGGCTGCAGGACATGGGTAAGTCTCCCTTCTGCTGTAATCTCCCCAACGTGGCCCTCAGGCCCCCGGGAGCCCCCAGAACATCACCGAGGGGTGGGAGCATGGTTAGCTGGTGTGCGCACTGAGCACCTTTTGGTGAGTTGGAGGTATTTGTCCCACAAGGGTTCTTCAACAAACTGAGTTAGGTGGGCAAAGTTTCTTAAATGATAACCCATAAAGAATGTGAAAGGAGGGGCAGAAATTTAGGGGGGCTGAGGTTAGAATTGCTTGGATGCTGAGGGGTTGGGTGTTCAACCCCTTGGTCTGCAAGCTTTCGTCCcttaaaagagaaagggaggTAAATTGCTTTCAGCTGTCTTTCCTGAACTGCCCTCCAGTTGGATGCTCCATGAGCTCACTTACAGGGAGTGACATGAGCTGTGCTTTTGATGTGCAAAGCGTTTGGTGGAGTTTATAAGCTGCTTGCTATAAACAAAACTGTTCTGGGATGCAGATTGTTTCCATATGTGAGCCATAAGCCGTGCTGGTTGCAGAGGactcctccctcccctccagCAACAGGCACTTCCCTGCTCTCCTGTGTGCTCTCAGCCGTGCCCTGCTAAGCCCTGCTTTGTGCCTGGGAAGCGCAGGTTTCCTCCTGCCATGTGCCACTGGGAGCTGCCAGCTAGGCACAGACTGCTGCTGGACCCATGGGTGGGCTCCCAGAGCAGGATGGAGGGGAGAATGTCCTTGGTGTGCGCAGATAGACGATGGCATAGCAAAGCCCTTTTCCTCCAGTAGCTCCTGTGGCAGCCCTGGGCTCTTCTGGTGCTGGTGACTGCTGGTTTGGGGCTCTCCACCTTTTGGGGATGCTGGCAGGCTAGCAGCACCAGGACCAGCTCACCAAGCTCACTGCAAAACAGGAAACCATGTtcccagctgctggaggagcgGGACACGCCAGGGATGCCACTAATAGCTGTGGTGTGACAGTGAGACACCGCAGCCGGCTCTGCCCTGCCTGGCCCAGAACTCCTGGAGAGGAGTGTGTCCGGCcctgggaaggcagcacccaTCCCAAGGTGGGCGGTAGCCTCCTACTTTCTTTTCACTGCAGGCCCCATGGAGCAGGGAATttggtggctgctgctgctgctgctgctgctgggcttccACCCGGTCCGCGGGCAGTGCCCGGAGCAGTGCCAGTGCGTCCGCACCGCCCAGGTGGAGTGCTCGGGCGCCGGCATCAccgctgtccccagccccatccccgCCAATACAGTGACCCTGCAGATCGTCAACACTCGCATCACTGTGCTGGGCGAGGCATCCTTCGGCAACGCCTCCCTGCTCATCGGGCTGCGCATCGAGAAGAACGACCTGCAGCACGTCAGCCCCGACGCCTTCCAGCACCTGCCCGACCTGCGCTACCTCAGCCTGGCCAGCAACAAGCTGCAGGAGCTCCCGGTGCAGGTCTTTCAGCCCCTGGGCAAGCTGGAGTCgctgctcctctccagcaaCCAGCTGCTCCGTGTGGAGCCTGACCACTTCGCCCACCTGAGCAACctgaaggagctgcagctgcacgGGAACAACCTGCGGGAGCTGACGGAGGGGTTGTTTGACCAGCTCGCCAGCCTCACCAAGCTCAACCTGGCCCGCAACAACCTCGACCGCCTGCCGCCCCGCGCCTTTGAGCGGCTGCCCCAGCTGCAGGTGCTGCGGCTCTACGAGAACCGGCTGCGGCACATCCCGGCAGGTGCCTTTGATGCGCTACccgagctgcaggagctgggccTGCACCAGAACCAGCTGGAGATGCTGTCCCCGGAGCTCTTTGTGCACAACGGGAACCTGCAGAAGCTCTACCTCTCCAACAACCTCCTCACTGCCCTGCCTGCCGGTATCTTCCTGCCGCTGCGTGCCCTCTCCAAGATCACCCTGCACGTCAACCGCCTGCGCGACATCTCCCCGGCTGCCTTCGGCCCCATGCCCAACCTGCGGGAGCTGTGGCTCTATGAGAACGAGCTGGCTGCTCTCCCCGCCGCTGTCTTCAGCAACCTCacccagctgcagctcctggtgcTCAGCAAGAACCAGCTCCGATCCCTGGCTCCGGGGGCTTTCCGTGGGCTgggtgagctgctggagctctcGCTGCACTCCAACGCCCTGCATCGGCTGGACGCTGGGGCGCTGGGGGGAATGCCCAAGCTGCAGAACATCTCCCTGCAGAACAACCGCCTGCAGACGCTGCCTCGTGGCCTCTTCGCTGCCACTCCGAGGCTGCAGCACATCCAGCTGCAAGCCAATACCTTGGAGAGCCTGCCCGCAGGCATCTTCTCCCCGCTGTCTGCCGTGCGGGAGGTGAAGCTGCACAACAACTCGTGGCGTTGCGATCAGGCCATCCTGCCCCTGCGTGCCTGGCTGGAGGCGAACCCCAGCAAGGTGGGTGAGACCCCCCCGGTGTGCGCCCAGCCGGCCCCGCTGCGGGGAACACCCATTGCCAAGCTGTGGCAGGACCAGCCACCCACTGCCCGGCCCAGCAGCCCGCTGCCTGCCCGCCCCTCCCAGGAAGCATTGCCGTCGGGGTTCCCCACCACGCTGCCGGTCACCCCTGTGTCTcgggaggaggaagaggaggaggaaggcagagggTGGTGGGGGCTGACGCGCACGCAGAGCGCGGTGGTTGGGGCTGTCATCGTGCTGGTGTGCgtggctctgctctgtgccctcGTGGCACTGGTGGTGTACAGCTGTAGAAAGAAGAGCCATGTGGTGCTGATGAGGATGAAAGCACCCAATGAAGCCTGATCCCCCATGAGCCCCGGGGGCAGTGGTGACCCAGAGCTGGATGGACATCATCACACCATGTGCCCAAgtcccctgtgctgctctgcttcacCGTGCCCCTGTTCTGCAAGCAGGGTGTCAACTACGGGTGCCCCCTTGGCTGCCCTGTCCCCAGCCCCTCCTGCTTCTGTGCTCAATCCCTTCCTGGGACCAGCAGCCAGAGTACAGGGTGCCAAGtagcagagcagggagcagcagcctgGCCACAGAGCACTGGGACTCCCCCACCCTCACCTCACATGATCCCCTTGAGCTGCCCCAAACCCCATGCCTTcagccacagcctgtgctgAAGTGTGAGGGGCCAGGATCTAAGCACACACCCTCCTCCcaagcagggctgtgtgtgcctTTGCAGCTTagccctgcagggctgggctgcctCTGCTTGGCTCTGAGCCTGGTGTGCTCCGTGGTGGCACACCCCAGTGACTCGGCCGCGTCCACGCTGccctccctgcctgcaggcagcGTGGCGAGAGCGGAGCATCTTCCTCTGCCTCCAGCAGAGTCCTTGTCCTCACACGCTTGTGTTTCCCATGGCAACAGCACTGTGGGACTACATGTGCCCTGGGCATCCACCAActgcagccctgcccagcacagctgcaccctCTCTTCTCACTGTTCCCAGCCCTGAGAGTGCCCGCTCTGtacctgctcctgctgcctgctcccagcctgAATGCTGCTGGTGGCACAGGGGAGGAGGGCAAATCCCTGAGGTCCAGCTGTGGGCAGGTGGGACTGCACTGCCCCAGCAGCTACTGTGCTTCTTCCAGCGAGCAAGGCACAggcacagctccatgtgtgGCACTGGGCTGTATGGGGTACGGTACTATGGGACAAGAGTCTCAATGGGTGGTGCTGCTCGTGGTGCTCCAGGAGCCAGTGCCGGCACAAGCAACAGTGCAGTTGTGTGTATGTGATGGGATGGATGCTCTTCTGGGCTGAGACCTGATGACAGCTGCAAACAGGACTGTGCCTCGGGACCGTTCGGTACTGCTCTGTGACCATTAAAGCACGGTTGTCCAAATAAAAGAGCTGTTTGTCTGCTTCTCTGTGGTGAGAAGCACCCTTGGTAcaagccagcagggagaggagcttTCATTTATTGCCTCTCTGAAGTGATTCCTTCACAGTGAGAATAAGCCCATGCAGGCTACTGGGACAGGGGAGCGTGTTGtggctgcacagcccagctgggCTGGGGTGAGGGAGGGCTTAGCCATTCCACTGCAGCATGACAGCTCTTGGAGGGCTCATTGAGACCTTGGCAAGCTTCCTGACACAATGCTGGGAGTCTTGCAGctctctgcacagagcaggtCTTCCAAGGGTGCCTTCACCAGTGGCCCTGACCTCTGAACCGTACCATAATGGCCCTGAGGTGTTCCCCTTCACCGGGGTGTTGCTATTCTTCACCGTGCTGTGCTGGTCCTCTCTCCTGGGCAAGGAACTCTTGCCAGTCTCATGCCTCAATGAGACCAATAGAGCCCAAGGACACTCCTATTGGGCTGCTGCATGCAAGCACACTGCGTTTGATGTGGGCCCAGTGCCATCACCCCAGGGCATGGCTGGAGCCATGGCCATGATTCCCCACTGGGATGCCtgcctgtggctgctgcccttGCGCCCCGTGTGGATTCACCTCTGCTCCAGGGGTTGGGCTGTTTTTTGGAGTGCTCCAAGGACACGGGTTGTTGTTGCTGATAAGCGGAAAGGGGCAGCTCCACCCCAGCAGGAACATGTTGTCAGCTGCCTCCACATCCGCCCCAGGACACATCTTCCCTTCTCGGAGAGTTTCACTCCTGGCAGCAGGCTGTGTGTTCCCTGCGGTGGTGGTCCCTGTGATGCCGCTCTCGGTAAGTGGCAGCTGTAGGCTGTGGGACTGAAGACAAGGGTGTAGGGCAAGTGGGAACCACGTTGGGTGTTGGGAGGGAAGGCTGGGCCCAacactgccctgcagcactgccatgaGGCCAGAACCCCCCCAGCTGTAGGCATTTCCACGTGGATATATCACCGTGGTGTGGCAGAGTCCCCattgcagcactgtgctgctcacCATGAGCACAGCACCATGGGGTGTTCAAGCTCAGCCCTTGCACGTGTGCAGGCATGTGGCCTTAGCAGGAGCTCAGGATCCAAAACGTTATTGCAAAAGGAAGTGTTGGATGAGCAATTAGGAACACTACCACTCAGCTGAGGGCAGCAGGcccagctgccctgcagcaggggCTGAGGCCACACtcctcctgcagtgcagcatGCTGCTCCCTGCCGTGCTGGGACTGGGGGCCTTGCTGGTCTGGGGGCTGCCCTCGCCCTGCCCCCCGCCCTGCCAGTGCTATGGCCGTGCCAGCGTCTTCTGCTCAGAGGAGAGGATGAGGGAGATCCCAGCAGGCCTGCCTGGCAATGCCACACAGCTCATCTTTGTGGAGACGGCCCTGAGCCACATCCGGAGCGGTGTGCTgggccccagcactgctctcaccAAACTGGTGTTCATCAACAACCACATCCAGGAGCTGGAGCCCGGCGCCTTCCGCATGCTGCCCGGCTTGGCTGAGCTGGAGCTGTCGGGCAACCCGCTGCCATTTGTCAGCCCAGAGTTGCTGAAGGGGCTGCCCAGTCTCACCGTGCTGTCCCTCAGCTCCAATGCCCTCCGCTCTCTGCACCCGGAGCTTTTCACCGCTGTGGGCAACCTGCAGGACCTACGCCTGCAGGGAAACAGGATTGAGGCACTGCCCCATGATATCTTCCACCCCCTGCAACATCTCCAGGCCTTGGACCTCTCGCAGAACGTGCTGGCTGAGCTGCCCAAGGGGCTGCTGGCCCCACTCACTGCTCTGCGCGTCCTGAAACTGAGCAACAACATGCTGGCACGGCTGCTACCCCGTGCCTTTGTAACACTAACCCAGCTGGCTGAGCTGCACCTGGATGGCAACCAGCTGGTGGAGCTGCCACCTGGTGCCTTTACTGGGCTGGTGGGTCTGCGgcggctgcagctgcagcacaacgccctgggcagcctggccccTGCCACTTTCTCTGGCCTCACCAACCTCACCTCCCTCAGTCTGGAGGGGAACCGCCTGGCCCAGCTGCCTGCCGCCCTCCTCCAGGGCACCCCGTACCTCCTGCACCTCTCGCTGGCCCGCAACCACCTGCAGACACTGCCCAGAGGCCTCTTTGCCAACCTATCGGCATTGCAGAGCCTGGCGTTGGAGCACAACGCCCTGTCCCACCTTCCTGCTGAGGCTTTCCATGGGCTGGCAGAGCTGACGGCACTGCAGCTGGGCCGCAACAACCTCTCTGTGCTGCCCTCTGGGCTGCTGGATGAGCTGCCCCGCCTGACATCACTGGGACTGGAGCACAACCGCCTGTCCCACCTGCCCACGGGCTTCTTCGGTGCCAATGAGGAGCTGGTGCGCGTGGGGCTGGAGAGCAACCCCTGGGTGTGTGACTGCCGCCTCGCCTACCTGCTGAGCTGGCTGCAGGTGTTTGCCGAGCCCCT
This region includes:
- the LOC100547070 gene encoding leucine-rich repeat-containing protein 15, producing MGPMEQGIWWLLLLLLLLGFHPVRGQCPEQCQCVRTAQVECSGAGITAVPSPIPANTVTLQIVNTRITVLGEASFGNASLLIGLRIEKNDLQHVSPDAFQHLPDLRYLSLASNKLQELPVQVFQPLGKLESLLLSSNQLLRVEPDHFAHLSNLKELQLHGNNLRELTEGLFDQLASLTKLNLARNNLDRLPPRAFERLPQLQVLRLYENRLRHIPAGAFDALPELQELGLHQNQLEMLSPELFVHNGNLQKLYLSNNLLTALPAGIFLPLRALSKITLHVNRLRDISPAAFGPMPNLRELWLYENELAALPAAVFSNLTQLQLLVLSKNQLRSLAPGAFRGLGELLELSLHSNALHRLDAGALGGMPKLQNISLQNNRLQTLPRGLFAATPRLQHIQLQANTLESLPAGIFSPLSAVREVKLHNNSWRCDQAILPLRAWLEANPSKVGETPPVCAQPAPLRGTPIAKLWQDQPPTARPSSPLPARPSQEALPSGFPTTLPVTPVSREEEEEEEGRGWWGLTRTQSAVVGAVIVLVCVALLCALVALVVYSCRKKSHVVLMRMKAPNEA
- the LOC104912532 gene encoding carboxypeptidase N subunit 2-like, with product MPACGCCPCAPCGFTSAPGVGLFFGVLQGHGLLLLISGKGQLHPSRNMLSAASTSAPGHIFPSRRVSLLAAGCVFPAVVVPVMPLSCSMLLPAVLGLGALLVWGLPSPCPPPCQCYGRASVFCSEERMREIPAGLPGNATQLIFVETALSHIRSGVLGPSTALTKLVFINNHIQELEPGAFRMLPGLAELELSGNPLPFVSPELLKGLPSLTVLSLSSNALRSLHPELFTAVGNLQDLRLQGNRIEALPHDIFHPLQHLQALDLSQNVLAELPKGLLAPLTALRVLKLSNNMLARLLPRAFVTLTQLAELHLDGNQLVELPPGAFTGLVGLRRLQLQHNALGSLAPATFSGLTNLTSLSLEGNRLAQLPAALLQGTPYLLHLSLARNHLQTLPRGLFANLSALQSLALEHNALSHLPAEAFHGLAELTALQLGRNNLSVLPSGLLDELPRLTSLGLEHNRLSHLPTGFFGANEELVRVGLESNPWVCDCRLAYLLSWLQVFAEPLIHLQASCTGPAALMGRPLLEVTLRPQMCSRHQGWDETPGEGTPGQCIYSDPEGTLHISCNATGCQQLSLRLPPPPPGETARLGPEYQGDWVLRSSCGTLRVSILVTVRDGEKDVSPGDPAAP